A DNA window from Staphylococcus warneri contains the following coding sequences:
- a CDS encoding alanine/glycine:cation symporter family protein, whose protein sequence is MIEKIVTFLNDLVWSKPLVYGLLLTGILFSLRMRFFQVRHFKEMIRLMFQGEKSPSGITSFQAIAMSLAGRVGTGNIVGVSTAIFIGGPGAVFWMWISAFLGASSAFIESTLGQIFKREDKGEYRGGPAYYIEYGIGGKFGKIYGLVFAIVTVISVGLLLPGVQSNAIASSMHNAFNVPNWIVAIIVVIILALIIFGGLRSIANVATAVVPFMAVIYILMAIVIIIINIQHVPALFALIFKSAFGLQSAFGGIVGAMIEIGVKRGLYSNEAGQGTGPHAASAAEVSHPTKQGLVQSFSVYVDTLFVCTATALIILLSGTYNVTDGQTNSNGTPHLIKDGGIFVENADGSKDYSGTAMYAQAGIDKAFHGSGYHFDPHFSGIGSYFIAIALFFFAFTTILAYYYIAETNVAYLTRHQSKSTTHIFFIIARLALLFATFYGSIKTADVAWALGDLGVGLMAWLNIIAIWILHKPALEALKDYERQKAHLGSGYHAVYKPDAKKIPNAIFWLKTYPERLKNEK, encoded by the coding sequence ATGATTGAAAAAATCGTTACATTTTTAAATGATCTCGTCTGGAGTAAACCATTAGTATACGGACTATTATTAACAGGGATTTTATTTAGTTTGAGAATGCGTTTTTTCCAAGTGAGACATTTTAAAGAGATGATACGTTTAATGTTCCAAGGGGAAAAGTCACCAAGTGGTATTACAAGTTTTCAAGCTATAGCAATGTCATTAGCAGGGCGTGTAGGGACAGGTAACATTGTAGGTGTGTCGACTGCTATATTTATTGGAGGACCAGGCGCTGTATTCTGGATGTGGATTAGCGCCTTTCTAGGTGCGAGTAGTGCATTTATTGAATCCACTTTAGGACAAATTTTTAAACGTGAAGATAAGGGAGAATATCGAGGTGGACCAGCATACTATATTGAATATGGGATAGGTGGAAAATTCGGGAAAATATATGGTTTAGTATTCGCGATTGTTACAGTCATTTCAGTAGGTCTACTCTTACCCGGTGTACAATCAAATGCAATTGCAAGCTCTATGCATAATGCTTTTAATGTTCCGAATTGGATAGTAGCTATTATAGTTGTCATTATTTTAGCATTAATTATTTTTGGTGGATTACGTTCAATTGCTAATGTTGCTACAGCAGTTGTACCGTTTATGGCAGTCATATATATATTAATGGCAATAGTCATTATTATTATTAATATCCAACATGTTCCAGCTTTATTTGCACTTATTTTCAAATCTGCGTTTGGGTTACAGTCAGCGTTTGGTGGTATAGTCGGTGCCATGATTGAGATAGGTGTAAAAAGAGGGTTATATTCTAATGAAGCAGGACAAGGGACAGGACCGCATGCCGCATCTGCTGCAGAAGTTTCTCACCCAACAAAACAAGGACTCGTTCAATCATTCTCAGTTTATGTAGATACATTATTTGTATGTACAGCAACAGCACTCATTATTTTACTTTCAGGTACATATAACGTAACAGATGGTCAGACTAATTCGAATGGCACACCACATTTAATCAAAGATGGAGGAATATTTGTAGAAAATGCAGATGGCAGTAAAGATTATTCAGGTACTGCAATGTATGCTCAAGCAGGTATAGATAAAGCTTTCCATGGAAGTGGTTACCATTTTGATCCCCATTTTTCTGGTATTGGTTCATACTTTATTGCCATTGCTTTATTCTTCTTTGCCTTTACGACGATATTGGCTTATTACTATATCGCAGAGACTAATGTAGCATATTTAACTAGACATCAAAGTAAAAGTACTACACACATCTTCTTTATCATAGCAAGATTAGCTTTATTATTTGCAACTTTTTATGGTTCAATTAAAACAGCCGATGTCGCATGGGCTTTAGGGGATTTAGGTGTTGGATTAATGGCATGGTTGAATATTATAGCAATTTGGATATTGCATAAACCTGCGTTAGAAGCCCTCAAAGATTATGAACGACAAAAGGCACATTTGGGTTCTGGCTACCATGCGGTTTACAAGCCTGATGCAAAGAAAATTCCTAATGCAATATTTTGGTTGAAAACTTATCCAGAAAGATTGAAAAATGAAAAATAA
- a CDS encoding monovalent cation:proton antiporter family protein, whose amino-acid sequence MEFLSLVIVVVAAFLTPIIVNRLNINFLPVVVAEILMGIIIGNSFLNLVTKDSMLNILSTLGFIFLMFLSGLEIDFNAFKKDSRPRQGESKEEKKVPGHLNLAMLVFGLIMIVSIILAFAFKWFGLIDDVLLMVIIISTISLGVVVPTLKEMNIMRTTIGQFILLVAVLADLVTMILLTIYGAVNGHGGSTIWLTGILVVFTIVFYVIGVLFKRMSFLQKLMGGTTQIGIRAVFALIILLVALAEGVGAEYILGAFLAGVVVSLLNPDEEMVEKLDSFGYGFFIPIFFIMVGVDLNIPSLVKEPSLLIIIPILILAFIVSKLIPVFLIKRWFDLKTTIASGFLLTSTLSLVIAAAKIAEQLKTISPETSGLLILSAVITCVFVPVIFKKLFPVPNEMNRRIEVSLIGKNQLTIPIAQNLTSQLYDISLYYRKDLSDSRKLSDEITMIEIADYEQEILERLGLFDRDIVVCATNDDEINRKVALMAKEHGVERVICRLESTNEDMEMKSLGIEIFSNYLSNKILLKGLIETPNMLNLLSNVETSLYEIQMLNHQYENMQLRNFPFGGDIIFVRIVRNNDSIVPHGDTQLRYKDRLIVTGSKEYVDELKQELEFYY is encoded by the coding sequence ATGGAGTTCTTATCACTTGTGATTGTAGTCGTTGCTGCATTTTTAACACCTATTATCGTTAATAGGTTAAATATCAACTTTTTGCCAGTGGTTGTCGCTGAAATCTTAATGGGAATTATCATAGGAAATTCATTTTTAAATCTCGTAACAAAAGATTCTATGCTTAATATTCTTTCAACATTAGGATTTATCTTTTTAATGTTTTTAAGTGGTTTGGAAATTGATTTTAATGCGTTTAAAAAGGATTCACGCCCACGACAAGGTGAAAGTAAAGAAGAAAAGAAAGTGCCTGGGCATTTAAATCTAGCTATGTTAGTTTTCGGTTTAATCATGATTGTATCAATCATTTTAGCTTTTGCATTTAAATGGTTTGGTTTAATCGACGATGTATTATTAATGGTTATTATCATTTCAACAATTTCTTTAGGCGTCGTAGTACCGACATTAAAAGAAATGAACATTATGAGAACTACGATTGGACAATTTATCCTATTAGTAGCGGTATTAGCTGATTTAGTCACAATGATATTATTAACTATATATGGTGCGGTGAACGGCCATGGTGGTAGTACGATTTGGCTAACAGGTATATTAGTTGTATTTACAATCGTATTTTATGTTATCGGTGTACTATTTAAGCGTATGTCGTTTTTACAAAAGTTAATGGGTGGTACAACTCAAATTGGTATTCGTGCCGTCTTTGCGCTTATTATATTGCTTGTAGCTTTGGCTGAAGGCGTAGGGGCAGAATACATACTCGGTGCATTTTTAGCCGGTGTTGTAGTGTCATTATTAAATCCTGACGAAGAAATGGTTGAAAAGTTAGATTCCTTTGGTTATGGATTCTTTATTCCAATTTTCTTCATTATGGTAGGAGTCGATTTAAATATTCCGTCACTTGTTAAAGAACCATCATTACTGATTATTATTCCAATATTAATCTTGGCATTTATTGTATCTAAGTTGATACCAGTATTCTTAATCAAACGTTGGTTTGATTTGAAAACCACGATTGCCTCTGGTTTTTTATTAACATCGACGTTATCGCTTGTGATTGCAGCAGCTAAAATTGCTGAACAACTTAAGACGATCTCACCTGAAACATCAGGGTTACTGATATTAAGTGCTGTAATTACATGTGTATTTGTACCAGTCATCTTTAAAAAATTATTCCCTGTGCCAAATGAAATGAATCGTCGTATAGAAGTTAGTTTAATTGGTAAAAACCAACTTACTATTCCAATTGCTCAGAATTTAACGTCACAACTATACGATATTTCACTCTATTATCGTAAGGATTTAAGTGACAGTCGAAAATTATCCGATGAAATTACAATGATTGAAATAGCTGACTATGAACAAGAGATATTAGAAAGATTAGGTCTATTTGATCGTGATATTGTTGTTTGTGCGACGAATGATGATGAAATAAATAGAAAAGTGGCTTTAATGGCTAAAGAACATGGTGTTGAACGTGTTATTTGTAGATTAGAAAGTACTAATGAAGATATGGAAATGAAATCATTAGGTATTGAAATTTTCAGTAACTACTTAAGTAATAAGATTTTACTTAAAGGATTAATAGAAACACCAAATATGCTTAACTTATTAAGTAACGTAGAAACGTCTCTATATGAAATTCAAATGTTGAATCACCAATATGAAAATATGCAATTACGTAACTTCCCATTCGGTGGAGATATAATCTTCGTGAGAATTGTCCGTAACAATGATTCTATCGTTCCACACGGTGACACACAATTGCGCTATAAAGATAGATTGATTGTTACAGGTTCAAAAGAATATGTTGACGAATTAAAACAAGAATTAGAATTTTATTATTAA
- the cozEa gene encoding lipoteichoic acid biosynthesis protein CozEa has translation MLNKVWFRTGIALIMLFILIKLFMQVHEVFTPVVTIIGSVFLPFLISGFLFYICLPFQTLLEKWGFPRWASILTIFVVLIAIIAIVVAFIAPIIISNINNLIKQTPALQRETERLINFSLTQIDKLPSDVTHRINNMVKSMGDGVTDVLSNSISYITSLISTIFLLFMVPFFLIYMLKDHEKFIPAVAKFFKGERKVFVVDLLKDLNYTLKSYIQGQVTVSVILGIILYIGYTIIGLPYTPLLVLFAGVANLIPFLGPWLSFTPAAILGIIDGPSTFIWVCVITLIAQQLEGNVITPNVMGKSLSMHPLTIIVVILAAGDLGGFTLILIAVPLYAVLKTVISNIFKYRQRIIDKANSNVKD, from the coding sequence ATGTTAAACAAAGTTTGGTTTAGAACCGGCATAGCTCTAATTATGTTGTTCATACTCATCAAGCTATTTATGCAAGTGCATGAAGTATTTACACCAGTTGTAACTATCATCGGTTCTGTTTTTCTTCCTTTTTTAATTAGTGGATTTTTATTCTACATATGTTTACCATTTCAAACATTATTAGAAAAATGGGGATTCCCAAGATGGGCAAGTATTTTAACTATATTTGTAGTATTAATTGCAATTATCGCTATTGTTGTAGCATTTATCGCACCTATCATTATTTCAAATATTAATAACCTAATTAAACAAACACCTGCCTTACAAAGAGAAACTGAGCGTTTAATCAATTTCTCACTAACACAAATTGATAAATTACCAAGTGATGTCACACATCGAATTAATAACATGGTTAAATCAATGGGAGATGGCGTGACTGATGTGTTATCTAACTCAATTTCATATATCACATCATTAATTTCTACTATCTTTTTATTATTCATGGTACCGTTCTTCCTTATTTACATGTTGAAAGATCATGAAAAATTTATTCCTGCTGTAGCTAAATTTTTCAAAGGTGAACGTAAAGTATTTGTCGTAGATTTATTAAAAGACTTAAACTATACATTAAAATCTTACATCCAAGGTCAAGTGACGGTGAGTGTTATTTTAGGTATCATTTTGTATATTGGTTATACAATAATCGGCTTACCCTATACACCGTTACTTGTTTTATTCGCTGGTGTTGCCAACTTAATACCATTCTTAGGCCCATGGCTATCTTTCACGCCAGCAGCTATTTTAGGTATTATCGATGGACCTTCAACTTTCATTTGGGTATGTGTCATTACGTTAATTGCTCAACAATTAGAAGGTAATGTCATCACGCCAAATGTAATGGGTAAATCACTTAGCATGCATCCATTAACAATTATTGTTGTCATATTAGCTGCAGGTGATTTAGGTGGTTTCACTCTCATTCTGATTGCCGTACCTTTATACGCAGTGTTAAAAACAGTTATTAGCAATATCTTTAAATATCGTCAGCGTATTATCGATAAAGCAAATAGCAATGTCAAAGATTAA
- the fabI gene encoding enoyl-ACP reductase FabI: MLNLENKTYVIMGIANKRSIGFGVAKVLDQLGAKLVFTYRKERSRKELEKLLDQLNQPEARLYQIDVQSDEDVINGFAKIGEEVGNIDGVYHSIAFANMEDLRGRFSETSRDGFLLAQDISSYSLTIVAHEAKKLMPEGGSIVATTYLGGEFAVQNYNVMGVAKASLEANVKYLALDLGEDNIRVNAISAGPIRTLSAKGVGGFNTILKEIEERSPLKRNVDQEEVGKTAAYLLSDLSSGVTGENIHVDGGFHAIK, encoded by the coding sequence ATGTTAAATCTAGAAAATAAAACTTACGTCATTATGGGAATTGCTAATAAACGTAGTATTGGTTTTGGTGTTGCAAAAGTATTGGACCAATTAGGTGCAAAATTAGTATTTACATATCGTAAAGAACGTAGCCGTAAAGAATTAGAAAAATTATTAGATCAATTAAATCAACCTGAAGCACGTTTATATCAAATTGATGTTCAAAGTGATGAAGATGTTATCAATGGATTTGCGAAAATTGGTGAAGAAGTAGGTAATATAGACGGTGTTTACCACTCAATCGCATTTGCAAATATGGAAGATTTAAGAGGACGTTTCTCTGAAACTTCAAGAGATGGTTTCTTATTAGCACAAGATATTAGTTCATATTCTTTAACAATTGTTGCACACGAAGCTAAAAAATTAATGCCTGAAGGCGGTAGCATAGTTGCAACTACTTATTTAGGTGGCGAATTTGCAGTACAAAACTATAATGTTATGGGTGTTGCCAAAGCAAGTTTAGAAGCCAATGTTAAATATTTAGCATTAGACTTAGGTGAAGATAATATCCGTGTTAATGCAATTTCAGCAGGTCCTATCCGTACGCTAAGTGCAAAAGGTGTTGGTGGTTTCAATACTATTCTTAAAGAAATTGAAGAACGTTCACCATTAAAACGTAATGTGGATCAAGAAGAAGTAGGTAAAACTGCTGCATACTTATTAAGTGACTTATCAAGTGGTGTTACAGGTGAAAATATTCATGTAGATGGTGGATTCCACGCAATTAAATAA